A DNA window from Paramormyrops kingsleyae isolate MSU_618 chromosome 10, PKINGS_0.4, whole genome shotgun sequence contains the following coding sequences:
- the LOC111859777 gene encoding U2 snRNP-associated SURP motif-containing protein isoform X2: MADKKGKHVIAKRTLTKKEQEELKKKEEEKAAEVFEEFLASFDSNERSGVKTFVRGGVVNATKEEEAAEVKKSKLYRPTTKFAPLPQNVLSSQPPEKKPLVKKKTEEKKKSNLELFKEELKQIQEEREERYKRKKNDPGGFSDLDLPQSRRSLFDDDPGMPNTTNLYIGCINPKMNEEMLCKEFGKFGPLASVKIMWPRTDDERTRVTNRGFVAFMTRKDAERALAALDGKVVMGFEMKLGWGKAVRIPPQPLYTPISVLKRSTPPPPSGLPFNAQPRERFRNDFTKPLNMSKDEFDKTLSEAVVKVVIPTERNLLGLIHRMIEFVVREGPMFEAIIMSNEKNNPDFRFLFDNKSQAHVYYRWKLFSILQGESPNEWRTSDFRMFRGGSLWRPPALNPYLHGSEDGNEEEEEEEELKKGQLKAEHRDRLENILRGLTPSREDIGDAMVFCLERAEAAEEVVGCIAESLSLLQTPLQKKIARLYLVSDILYNSCAKVVNASYYRKYFEAKLPQIFGDISEAYRNVQARLQAEQFKQKVMSCFRAWEDWAIYPESYLIQLQNIFLGLVKAGEEVIVRSESPDLDGAPLEDVDGVPLAGPPWDPASIDGVPVDDIDGVPLGDTMDDIDGMPLEEASDKEKSVQHPRVALSKWERVDDAEVLPQANTESKWDLLEDQDSEDNMNVSADTKDVDRDSTDDSSDEDSCSPSKFEGADFKSSVTNFELSESKRTKLRELEVKVMKFQDELESGKRPKKSGKTVQQQVEHYRNKLLQKEFEKDDLEKREKSAQKLKDRAKKDEKRDKADDRSKSKDKDRKKSKELSQDRDRNRGRSKGEEEEKNRTDRYKAGSPSTTKSKSPKKSKRSRSPSPSRRSWRSSSRSPHRSHKKAKKSKH; encoded by the exons ATGGCTGACAAAAAAGGGAAACACGTAATCGCTAAGAGGACCCTGACCAAGAAAGAACAAGAGGAATTGAAGAAAAAG GAAGAAGAGAAGGCGGCTGAGGTGTTTGAGGAGTTTTTGGCATCTTTCGACAGCAATGAGAGAAGCGGGGTGAAGACGTTTGTGCGCGGGGGGGTCGTCAACGCCACTAAAG AGGAAGAAGCTGCGGAGGTGAAGAAGAGCAAACTTTACCGACCAACCACTAAATTCGCACCGCTGCCTCAGAATGTCTTATCATCTCAGCCGCCCGAGAAGAAGCCA CTCGTGAAAAAGAAGACCGAAGAAAAGAAGAAGAGCAACCTTGAGCTCTTCAAAGAGGAGCTAAAGCA AATACAAGAAGAACGGGAGGAAAGGTACAAGAGGAAGAAGAATGACCCCGGAGGCTTTTCCGACCTGGACTTGCCACAGTCTCGACGGTCAC TGTTTGACGATGACCCTGGAATGCCTAATACCACCAATCTCTATATTGGATGCATTAATCCTAAG ATGAACGAGGAAATGCTCTGTAAAGAGTTCGGCAAGTTTGGCCCATTGGCAAGCGTGAAGATCATGTGGCCGCGCACCGATGACGAGCGCACAAGGGTCACCAACCGCGGCTTCGTGGCCTTCATGACGCGCAAAGACGCCGAGCGGGCGCTGGCGGCGCTGGACG GTAAAGTGGTCATGGGCTTCGAAATGAAGCTAGGCTGGGGGAAAGCTGTCCGCATTCCTCCCCAGCCGCTGTACACCCCCATAAGCGTACTGAAACGATCCACGCCCCCGCCCCCTTCTGGCCTGCCTTTCAACGCTCAGCCCCGGGAGCGATTCCGCAACGATTTCACCAAGCCCTTAAACATGTCCAAGGATGAGTTCGACAAG ACTCTGTCCGAAGCCGTAGTCAAAGTGGTTATCCCAACAGAAAG aAACCTTTTAGGGCTAATCCACAGAATGATAGAGTTTGTGGTGCGTGAGGGGCCCATGTTTGAAGCCATTATCATGAGTAACGAGAAGAACAACCCTGACTTCAG GTTTCTGTTTGACAACAAGAGTCAAGCACATGTGTACTACAGATGGAAACTGTTCTCTATCCTGCAG GGCGAGTCCCCCAACGAATGGCGGACCTCGGACTTCCGCATGTTCCGCGGAGGATCCCTGTGGCGGCCGCCGGCGCTGAACCCCTACCTGCATGGGAGCGAGGATGGcaatgaggaggaggaggaggaagaggagttGAAGAAAGGGCAGCTGAAGGCAGA GCATCGAGACAGGCTGGAGAATATCTTACGAGGGCTGACGCCATCCAGAGAGGACATCGGCGACGCCATGGTGTTCTGTCTGGAGAGGGCGGAGGCGGCTGAGGAGGTGGTGGGCTGTATCGCGGAGTCCCTCTCGCTACTCCAGACCCCTCTTCAGAAAAAG ATTGCACGATTGTATTTGGTATCTGATATTTTGTACAACTCGTGTGCCAAAGTTGTCAACGCATCCTACTATCGAAAATA CTTCGAAGCGAAACTGCCCCAGATATTCGGAGACATCAGTGAAGCGTATCGCAATGTCCAGGCCAGGCTTCAGGCCGAGCAGTTCAAG CAAAAGGTCATGTCATGTTTCCGGGCATGGGAAGACTGGGCCATTTACCCAGAATCCTACTTGATCCAGCTGCAAAACATTTTCTTGGGCCTGGTGAAGGCAGGGGAAGAGGTGATTGTGAGGTCAGAG TCCCCAGACCTGGACGGCGCCCCTCTGGAGGATGTGGACGGTGTTCCCCTGGCCGGCCCCCCCTGGGACCCAGCCTCCATAGATGGGGTGCCCGTAGATGATATCGATGGTGTCCCCCTGGGTGACACTATGGATGACATCGATGGAATGCCAC TGGAGGAGGCTTCTGATAAAGAGAAAAGTGTCCAGCACCCCAGAGTCGCTCTGTCCAAGTGGGAGAGGGTGGATGACGCTGAGGTCCTGCCACAAG CAAACACTGAATCAAAATGGGACTTGCTTGAAGACCAGGACTCTGAAGACAATATGAATGTAAG TGCCGACACCAAGGACGTCGACAGGGACTCTACAGATGACAGCAGCGATGAAGACTCCTGCAGCCCCTCGAAGTTTGAAGGTGCCGATTTTAAAAGCTCCGTGACCAACTTCGAATTGTCCGAGAGCAAGAGGACCAAGCTGCGGGAGCTGGAG GTGAAGGTAATGAAGTTCCAGGATGAGCTGGAGTCTGGAAAAAGGCCGAAGAAATCAGGAAAGACTGTACAGCAACAGGTGGAGCACTACAGAAATAAGCTGCTACAgaag GAGTTTGAAAAGGACGACCTGGAAAAGAGGGAGAAGTCGGCACAGAAGTTGAAAGACCGAGCCAAGAAGGACGAGAAGCGAGACAAGGCAGATGACCGGAGCAAGAGCAAGGACAAGGACAGGAAGAAGAGCAAGGAACTGAGTCAGGACCGAGATCGGAACAGAGGGCGGAGCaaaggagaagaggaggagaagaacAGGACGGACCGCTACAAGGCAGGGTCCCCCTCAAC AACAAAATCAAAGTCTCCGAAGAAGTCCAAGCGCTCGCGATCTCCATCCCCGAGCCGACGGTCATGGAGGTCGAGCTCGAGGTCCCCACACCGTTCTCACAAAAAGGCAAAGAAGAGTAAACACTGA
- the LOC111859777 gene encoding U2 snRNP-associated SURP motif-containing protein isoform X1, with protein MADKKGKHVIAKRTLTKKEQEELKKKEEEKAAEVFEEFLASFDSNERSGVKTFVRGGVVNATKEEEAAEVKKSKLYRPTTKFAPLPQNVLSSQPPEKKPLVKKKTEEKKKSNLELFKEELKQIQEEREERYKRKKNDPGGFSDLDLPQSRRSLFDDDPGMPNTTNLYIGCINPKMNEEMLCKEFGKFGPLASVKIMWPRTDDERTRVTNRGFVAFMTRKDAERALAALDGKVVMGFEMKLGWGKAVRIPPQPLYTPISVLKRSTPPPPSGLPFNAQPRERFRNDFTKPLNMSKDEFDKTLSEAVVKVVIPTERNLLGLIHRMIEFVVREGPMFEAIIMSNEKNNPDFRFLFDNKSQAHVYYRWKLFSILQGESPNEWRTSDFRMFRGGSLWRPPALNPYLHGSEDGNEEEEEEEELKKGQLKAEHRDRLENILRGLTPSREDIGDAMVFCLERAEAAEEVVGCIAESLSLLQTPLQKKIARLYLVSDILYNSCAKVVNASYYRKYFEAKLPQIFGDISEAYRNVQARLQAEQFKQKVMSCFRAWEDWAIYPESYLIQLQNIFLGLVKAGEEVIVRSESPDLDGAPLEDVDGVPLAGPPWDPASIDGVPVDDIDGVPLGDTMDDIDGMPLEEASDKEKSVQHPRVALSKWERVDDAEVLPQANTESKWDLLEDQDSEDNMNVSSADTKDVDRDSTDDSSDEDSCSPSKFEGADFKSSVTNFELSESKRTKLRELEVKVMKFQDELESGKRPKKSGKTVQQQVEHYRNKLLQKEFEKDDLEKREKSAQKLKDRAKKDEKRDKADDRSKSKDKDRKKSKELSQDRDRNRGRSKGEEEEKNRTDRYKAGSPSTTKSKSPKKSKRSRSPSPSRRSWRSSSRSPHRSHKKAKKSKH; from the exons ATGGCTGACAAAAAAGGGAAACACGTAATCGCTAAGAGGACCCTGACCAAGAAAGAACAAGAGGAATTGAAGAAAAAG GAAGAAGAGAAGGCGGCTGAGGTGTTTGAGGAGTTTTTGGCATCTTTCGACAGCAATGAGAGAAGCGGGGTGAAGACGTTTGTGCGCGGGGGGGTCGTCAACGCCACTAAAG AGGAAGAAGCTGCGGAGGTGAAGAAGAGCAAACTTTACCGACCAACCACTAAATTCGCACCGCTGCCTCAGAATGTCTTATCATCTCAGCCGCCCGAGAAGAAGCCA CTCGTGAAAAAGAAGACCGAAGAAAAGAAGAAGAGCAACCTTGAGCTCTTCAAAGAGGAGCTAAAGCA AATACAAGAAGAACGGGAGGAAAGGTACAAGAGGAAGAAGAATGACCCCGGAGGCTTTTCCGACCTGGACTTGCCACAGTCTCGACGGTCAC TGTTTGACGATGACCCTGGAATGCCTAATACCACCAATCTCTATATTGGATGCATTAATCCTAAG ATGAACGAGGAAATGCTCTGTAAAGAGTTCGGCAAGTTTGGCCCATTGGCAAGCGTGAAGATCATGTGGCCGCGCACCGATGACGAGCGCACAAGGGTCACCAACCGCGGCTTCGTGGCCTTCATGACGCGCAAAGACGCCGAGCGGGCGCTGGCGGCGCTGGACG GTAAAGTGGTCATGGGCTTCGAAATGAAGCTAGGCTGGGGGAAAGCTGTCCGCATTCCTCCCCAGCCGCTGTACACCCCCATAAGCGTACTGAAACGATCCACGCCCCCGCCCCCTTCTGGCCTGCCTTTCAACGCTCAGCCCCGGGAGCGATTCCGCAACGATTTCACCAAGCCCTTAAACATGTCCAAGGATGAGTTCGACAAG ACTCTGTCCGAAGCCGTAGTCAAAGTGGTTATCCCAACAGAAAG aAACCTTTTAGGGCTAATCCACAGAATGATAGAGTTTGTGGTGCGTGAGGGGCCCATGTTTGAAGCCATTATCATGAGTAACGAGAAGAACAACCCTGACTTCAG GTTTCTGTTTGACAACAAGAGTCAAGCACATGTGTACTACAGATGGAAACTGTTCTCTATCCTGCAG GGCGAGTCCCCCAACGAATGGCGGACCTCGGACTTCCGCATGTTCCGCGGAGGATCCCTGTGGCGGCCGCCGGCGCTGAACCCCTACCTGCATGGGAGCGAGGATGGcaatgaggaggaggaggaggaagaggagttGAAGAAAGGGCAGCTGAAGGCAGA GCATCGAGACAGGCTGGAGAATATCTTACGAGGGCTGACGCCATCCAGAGAGGACATCGGCGACGCCATGGTGTTCTGTCTGGAGAGGGCGGAGGCGGCTGAGGAGGTGGTGGGCTGTATCGCGGAGTCCCTCTCGCTACTCCAGACCCCTCTTCAGAAAAAG ATTGCACGATTGTATTTGGTATCTGATATTTTGTACAACTCGTGTGCCAAAGTTGTCAACGCATCCTACTATCGAAAATA CTTCGAAGCGAAACTGCCCCAGATATTCGGAGACATCAGTGAAGCGTATCGCAATGTCCAGGCCAGGCTTCAGGCCGAGCAGTTCAAG CAAAAGGTCATGTCATGTTTCCGGGCATGGGAAGACTGGGCCATTTACCCAGAATCCTACTTGATCCAGCTGCAAAACATTTTCTTGGGCCTGGTGAAGGCAGGGGAAGAGGTGATTGTGAGGTCAGAG TCCCCAGACCTGGACGGCGCCCCTCTGGAGGATGTGGACGGTGTTCCCCTGGCCGGCCCCCCCTGGGACCCAGCCTCCATAGATGGGGTGCCCGTAGATGATATCGATGGTGTCCCCCTGGGTGACACTATGGATGACATCGATGGAATGCCAC TGGAGGAGGCTTCTGATAAAGAGAAAAGTGTCCAGCACCCCAGAGTCGCTCTGTCCAAGTGGGAGAGGGTGGATGACGCTGAGGTCCTGCCACAAG CAAACACTGAATCAAAATGGGACTTGCTTGAAGACCAGGACTCTGAAGACAATATGAATGTAAG TAGTGCCGACACCAAGGACGTCGACAGGGACTCTACAGATGACAGCAGCGATGAAGACTCCTGCAGCCCCTCGAAGTTTGAAGGTGCCGATTTTAAAAGCTCCGTGACCAACTTCGAATTGTCCGAGAGCAAGAGGACCAAGCTGCGGGAGCTGGAG GTGAAGGTAATGAAGTTCCAGGATGAGCTGGAGTCTGGAAAAAGGCCGAAGAAATCAGGAAAGACTGTACAGCAACAGGTGGAGCACTACAGAAATAAGCTGCTACAgaag GAGTTTGAAAAGGACGACCTGGAAAAGAGGGAGAAGTCGGCACAGAAGTTGAAAGACCGAGCCAAGAAGGACGAGAAGCGAGACAAGGCAGATGACCGGAGCAAGAGCAAGGACAAGGACAGGAAGAAGAGCAAGGAACTGAGTCAGGACCGAGATCGGAACAGAGGGCGGAGCaaaggagaagaggaggagaagaacAGGACGGACCGCTACAAGGCAGGGTCCCCCTCAAC AACAAAATCAAAGTCTCCGAAGAAGTCCAAGCGCTCGCGATCTCCATCCCCGAGCCGACGGTCATGGAGGTCGAGCTCGAGGTCCCCACACCGTTCTCACAAAAAGGCAAAGAAGAGTAAACACTGA